The following nucleotide sequence is from Candidatus Oleimmundimicrobium sp..
CATGAAAATAACTTTATCAAACCAGGGTTCACTTTGGGAAAGGGTGTTGAAAAAAGCCTTCATTAAAACTTCACCCAACTCGTCACTTCCCTTTCCAATTTTGTTACTATTTATGAAGATAACCGTCGATTTTCCCTTCTCAACCACTTTTTTACAAATGTTGCCGCCGGATTTGACGTTCAACTGCCAATAATCTTCTTTTTTCTCATAAGATGTAGAGCAGCCCAACTTTTCCGCCATCCTCTTGACATTATCTCGAGCAATATCTCCACTCACCAAAACCTTAATTTGCTTGGCACCCGCCTCAATCGCTTTCTTGGTTAGGATGACCGGCTGCGGGCAAGCCAAACCCCTCGCGTCTATTTTCTCCACCCAAAACACCTCTCAATATTGTTAAGTATAAAAAATCTTTTCATGCAAAACTATCCCTGCTTAGCATATAAAGCCGCTCCAAAAGCTCCCACAATTTGAGGCTCTTTTGGAATTATAAGTTCGACGCCCAATTTTCTTTTTAAGAGCTCTTGCATGCAAACATTTTTAGCAACCCCTCCGGCAAAAACAACGTCCTTGATGACACCAACCCTATTCAACATGCTTGCTGTCCGCTCACATACCGACTGGTGAATACCTAAAGCAATATTTTCTCTCTCCTCGCCTTTTGCAATAAGAGAAGTCACTTCAGACTCCGCAAAAACGGTGCACATGCTGTTTATCTTAACTGATTTCGGAGCACCAAGCGCGGATTTACCCATTTCTTTAATCCCGTAACTCAAGGCTTTTGCCATAACTTCAAGAAACTTACCTGTGCCGGCGGCACACCTATCATTCATCTCAAAATCTTTAACACGACCACCTGTATCAATGGATATCACCTTAGTATCTTGTCCTCCTATGTCGAGAATTGTGCGACAGGAAGGATGCAAGGCCTTTGCTCCCAGAGCAAAGGCCTTGATTTCGGTGATAATATCATCAGCAAATTCGGCGTGAGCTATATGACGACCGTAACCGGTGGCAATCAACCTATTAAAATTTTTTCCGTCTAAAAGCTTCATGCAACGATTTAAAGGTTGATGGCCTGTATCGGTTACAGTGTAGCTCATATCATCATTCTCATTGAGAACAACGAGCGCTATGGTCCTTGAGCCAACATCTATTCCAGCAAATTTCATACTCAATTATGATATCATTTCAACAAAGGCTTCAACCCTCGTTTTAATTTGACCAGAATCCTCCTGTCCATAATCCGTTTCAATCTTAAGAACGGGAATACCTTCTTTTTCAAGAGCTTTCTCTACCCTTCTGTACTCAACAGCGTAAGGGTCGCAGAATTGAAGAACGTGATAAATGACTCCGTCTATTTCAAATTCTTTTGCAAGCCTTACAATGTTGTCAATCCGCTCTTGATTTGGCGTAAAACAAGAACAATCAATTTTAAGGTACCTGTCGGCAATTGCTTCAAGTTGAGCTCCCACGGAGCCGTTATCTTCAACCACAAGGTCCTCAAAGTAACGCTGTCCTGTACAAGATTCTTCGCAAACCAGAGAGGCGCCACTCGACTCCACGATAAAAGGAAGCTTCCAGTTGGGAACAACCATCGGACAGCCTGATATCATAACTCTCGGAGAAGAAGCAGTTTTTTGAGCGCTTTCATTTTTCCTTATGCGTTCCTCAAGCTCATCACACAAGACATTAACCTTCTCGATAAACCTGGGATTATCATCATAAAAAGCTATCTCCTCGATAATCAACGCATCCCTTCCGCTAATAGGAGAGGGTTTATTCTTGCGCAAATTGCTGAGCCTTTGGAGAGCCCTTCTCTTATCGTTGACAAGTTTTATGGACTTGTTTAATTTATCCGCTTCTATTTCTTTACCGGAAATTTCCTCCATCTTATTCTTAAACTTTTTAACCTCATCGAGCCAGAGTTCTTTGCCTTTTTCCGATTTAACCTGTGGGATATCCATAGTGTAAACAGGAACAACTTCCTCATTCATAATCTCCCACGCCTTTTTCTTGCCGTCGCAGGTATTTTCACCAACAATTAAGTTGCAGGATTCAAAATAAGGACAAACCCTCGACATCTTAAAGCCAAAAGCCGATTTTATAAGGGGGCAGAGATTCCTCGGCAAAATCTTTTCAGCCTCATCAAAACCAATTTCAGCCCCGGCACAAAGGCCAACATTTAAACCACCGGCGGCAAGCACTATTTCTTCCGGCACGTAGACGCAGAAGGAGCCAACTACGGTCCCACCCTTCGCCTTGTGTTCCTGCAGTTCCTGAATGCGAAGACCGTGAATCTCCATCACGACCATATCAAAATAGCTCATCGCTTGGGGCCTGTTTTCTTGATCAAGAAAAATTTGTTGATAGACAGGAGGGATAGAGCCTAAAAGTTGATCATGAGCTTCAAGATTAATACCCAAAGACTCCCACATTTTACAGTAATCAGCCATTTTAACCCCCTAAACCCTTTCCCTATTCAAAAAACCAACAGCAAGGCAGATAATCAATCCACCGACGACCGCATACTTAGCAAAGATGGGCACCCCTTTGGGACTTGCCGCCAGCATGAAGTTGTGTGAAATAGCCGCGCCTACAATCATGCCTAAAACAGATATTGAGGAATCGGTATTTCCGTTTCCTGCTAAAACTAATTGCCTGAGAGGACAACCCCCTAAGAGTATTGAGCCCAGACCGACCAAAGCCATCCCCAAGAAATTCCAGAGATGCACCGCGTGAGCAACCGGCTGTCCTTCAAATCCTAAATTAAAGACAGGTGTATTTACCCCCGTAATACCTAAAACCCCTATCAAAACATTTCCGATTAATACAACAGCAAGAATTGCTATAAAACCTTTAATGAGATAACTGTCTTTTATAAGCATCCAGTCTCGAACACCTCCGGCTAAACATAATCTGGACCTTTGCGCCAGATATCCAACCAGAAGCCCCGCAATTAAGGAAATTGCAATGACCGCGTGTTGTGCCCCGGGCCCCTCAATGCTAAAAAATATAGGGCCACCCGCGTCTGCATTAAAAACAGGTTTAAACACAAGCAAAAGCAACAGACCAACCATAACAATAGGGAGAACCCACGCGCTAAAAGTTCGCTGCTCACGAGCCCTTCCAAGATCAAACCCCGATTTTAAGAAATAAACACCGACGGCAATCCCGACAATAAAACCAGCAAGCGCTATTAAAGCATTTAAATCTCCTCCGCCAAGGCGAATCATCATCCTCAAAGGACAACCTAAAAAAACAAGAGCCCCAATCATCACAAGAATCCCCAAAAAAAATCGGGTAATGGTTGAAGAGCCACCTTCGGCACGAAATTCCTTGCCGACATAACCGGCAATAAACGCACCGAGAACTATGCCCAGTATTTCCGGGCGGATGTACTGAACAACCGCTGCCCGATGAAGCCCTAATGCTCCCGCAATAT
It contains:
- the yedF gene encoding sulfurtransferase-like selenium metabolism protein YedF; its protein translation is MEKIDARGLACPQPVILTKKAIEAGAKQIKVLVSGDIARDNVKRMAEKLGCSTSYEKKEDYWQLNVKSGGNICKKVVEKGKSTVIFINSNKIGKGSDELGEVLMKAFFNTLSQSEPWFDKVIFMNGGVELVVEGSPVLDALCCLLDKGVQILACGTCLDYFGLKEKIAVGIISNMYDIIDVFTEADKVITV
- a CDS encoding acyl-CoA dehydratase activase, whose translation is MKFAGIDVGSRTIALVVLNENDDMSYTVTDTGHQPLNRCMKLLDGKNFNRLIATGYGRHIAHAEFADDIITEIKAFALGAKALHPSCRTILDIGGQDTKVISIDTGGRVKDFEMNDRCAAGTGKFLEVMAKALSYGIKEMGKSALGAPKSVKINSMCTVFAESEVTSLIAKGEERENIALGIHQSVCERTASMLNRVGVIKDVVFAGGVAKNVCMQELLKRKLGVELIIPKEPQIVGAFGAALYAKQG
- a CDS encoding double-cubane-cluster-containing anaerobic reductase, with translation MADYCKMWESLGINLEAHDQLLGSIPPVYQQIFLDQENRPQAMSYFDMVVMEIHGLRIQELQEHKAKGGTVVGSFCVYVPEEIVLAAGGLNVGLCAGAEIGFDEAEKILPRNLCPLIKSAFGFKMSRVCPYFESCNLIVGENTCDGKKKAWEIMNEEVVPVYTMDIPQVKSEKGKELWLDEVKKFKNKMEEISGKEIEADKLNKSIKLVNDKRRALQRLSNLRKNKPSPISGRDALIIEEIAFYDDNPRFIEKVNVLCDELEERIRKNESAQKTASSPRVMISGCPMVVPNWKLPFIVESSGASLVCEESCTGQRYFEDLVVEDNGSVGAQLEAIADRYLKIDCSCFTPNQERIDNIVRLAKEFEIDGVIYHVLQFCDPYAVEYRRVEKALEKEGIPVLKIETDYGQEDSGQIKTRVEAFVEMIS
- the yedE gene encoding YedE family putative selenium transporter, with the translated sequence MKKENLLIWLSGAVVGLLAVILVLFGNPLNMGFCVACFERDIAGALGLHRAAVVQYIRPEILGIVLGAFIAGYVGKEFRAEGGSSTITRFFLGILVMIGALVFLGCPLRMMIRLGGGDLNALIALAGFIVGIAVGVYFLKSGFDLGRAREQRTFSAWVLPIVMVGLLLLLVFKPVFNADAGGPIFFSIEGPGAQHAVIAISLIAGLLVGYLAQRSRLCLAGGVRDWMLIKDSYLIKGFIAILAVVLIGNVLIGVLGITGVNTPVFNLGFEGQPVAHAVHLWNFLGMALVGLGSILLGGCPLRQLVLAGNGNTDSSISVLGMIVGAAISHNFMLAASPKGVPIFAKYAVVGGLIICLAVGFLNRERV